The following DNA comes from Corynebacterium atrinae.
CCAGCCACAATCTCTTCACCGTCGCGGCGGCATGGGAGCTGGCGGTGGCCCGCGGCGTCGAGAAGCAGGTCGACGCCGAGATGCTCCAGGGCATGTCCCCGGAGCAGTCCCGCCTGGTCAAAGCGGCCATCGGCCGAATGATCCTCTACACCCCGGTCGTGCACGCCGAGGACTTCGACGTCGCCGTCAGCTACCTCGTTCGCCGCCTGGAGGAAAACGCCGAGGAGCAGAACTTCCTCCACTCACTGTTCGCGCCGGGCACCACACCGATGGACCGCCAGGAAGAGGCCTTCAAGCGCGCCGTTGAGGACCGCTGGGAGGTCTCTGACCGGCCCCGACGTACCCAGGATCGTCGCATTGAGCAGTCCCGCCAGGCCCCCGATACCGGGCGCTTTATCAACGAGCCAGACACCGATCCGGCTCTGCGCGCCAGCCGCGAATGGGCGTTGGCCGCCCTCGCCGCCGAGCCGATCACCATCGAGCAGGAGGAAATCACCGATCCGGCGCTTGTCGACGCCGCCGTTGCCACCGCCCGCCAGCTATCTCACGGGTGGGCGGGCCGGAGCGGCGCCGAGCGCGCCGCCGTGTTGGACACCATCGCCGACGAGCTGGCGAAGGCCCGCGGCGAGTTCATCACCGTCATGGCCCATGAGGCTGGTAAGACCGTCGATCAATCCGATCCGGAGATCTCCGAGGCCATCGATTTTGCCACCTACTACGGGCAGTCCGCCCGCCTGCTCGACGAGGCACGCTCGGAGTTCACCCCGCATGCCGTTACCGTCGTGGTCCCGCCGTGGAACTTCCCCGTCGCCATCCCTTGCGGCGGCGTGACCTCGGCCCTCGCGGCCGGTTCGGCAGTGATCCTCTCCCCCGCCCCGGAGGTCGTCGATTGCGCCCAGGTGCTGGTCAACGCCATTCACCGCGGCCTCGACGCCCACGGCATTGACCGCGACCTGGTGCAGCTCCTGCGAACCGACGAGGCCGATGCCGGCCAGCGTCTCATCTCCCACGAGAACGTCGACCACGTCATCCTCACCGGGGCGTCCGAGACCGCAAAGCTCTTCCGCTCCTGGCGCCCGGAGATGGCTATTTCTGCGGAGACGTCAGGCAAGAACGCCATCATCGTCACCCCGGCGGCCGACCCAGACCTCGCCGTAGCCGACATCTACCGCTCCGCCTTCGGCCACTCCGGCCAGAAATGCTCAGCCTCCTCGCTGGTCATCTTCGTCGGCGCCGCGGGCGAGTCCCGCCGCCTGCGAGAGCAGCTTATCGACGCCGTCTCCACCCTCCGCGTCGGCCCCGGCACCGACATCACCACCACCATGAACGGGCTGATTTCTCCCCCCGGCGAGAAGCTGCAGCGCGGCCTCACCCAGCTGGATGAGGGCGAATCCTGGTTGCTCAAGCCCCGCCAGCTTGACGATGAGGGCCGCTTCTGGACCCCGGGCATCCGCGATAACGTTGCCCCCGGTTCCTGGTTCCACACCCACGAGTGCTTCGGCCCTGTCCTCGGCATCATGCACGCCTCCACCCTGGAGGAGGCCATCGAATGGCAGAACTCCACCGGGTTCGGCCTCACCGGCGGCATCCATTCCCTCGATCCCCAGGAGATCAATTTCTGGTGCGATCGCGTCGAGGTTGGCAATGCCTACATCAACCGGGGCATCACCGGCGCGATCGTCCAGCGCCAGTCCTTCGGCGGCTGGAAGGACTCCGTCATTGGTGCAGGCGCCAAGGCTGGCGGCCCGAACTACGTCGCCCAGCAGGGTGTCTGGTCGGACGGTTCCCTCGAGGTCGCCCAGGTGGAACTGCCCAGCACAACCGCTGATTTCCTGCGCCGCGCCACTGAATTGTTAAGCGATGACGATCTCCGCTGGCTCACCACTGCCGCCGAGCTCGACCAGGTGGCGTGGCGTGAAGAATTCGGCGCCACCCACGATCTCACGGCTTTGCGCTCCGAGGCCAACATCTTCCGCTACCGCCCGCTGCTCGACCGTTTGTACATCCGCGTCGGCGAGAACTTCGCCCTCCGCGACGTTCTGCGTTTGCAGCTCGCCGCGCTGCGCACCGGCACTACCGTGGACATCTCTGCCCGCGACTCGGTGGCCCGCGAGCTGTCCCAGGCCGGGATCCACGCCCGCGCTATCAGCAACGATTCCTTTGCAGTCGAGCTGGAAGGGCTCAAGGGAGCACGAGTTCGAGTGCTGGGGGATGCGGGGACGGAGCTCTACTCGGCGGCCGCCGAATCGGGGTCAGTGATCCTGGATAGTCCGGTAATCGCCGACGGGCGCCGCGAACTCCTCCCCTTCCTGTTGGAGCAGGCAATTTCCCAGACCATGCACCGTTTTGGCGTACTAGGAACAAAGAAGGTTTCTCTGGCAGAATAGAAACTCTTATGAGCACACCACTTGATCCCCAGAAGCCCGGGATGCACGGCACCGATACCCGGGATCTCTCCGACTCCATCGCGGAGATAGCGGAAGACCAACCGATCTCGCACAGCTCCGACGAGGTTACGGATCGCGGCGTCATCATCGGCCGCGATGGTCGCTGGGCTGCGGGGTGGGCGCTGCGCTTCATCATCATGGTGGTGGCCGGCTACCTGGCCCTGCAATTACTGGGGAAGGTGTGGGTAGGACTCCTACCGATCTTGCTCGCCATTCTGGTCACCTCGGTGCTGTGGCCGGTGTCCAGCTTTTTCCGCAACAAGTTGCACTTCCCCTCGGCCTTGGCAGCCATCTCCACGATCGTGGGCTTCTTCGCCATCATCATCGGAGTTTTCGCCGCCATGGCCCCGACTGTCCGCGACCAAGGTGCCTCCCTGGTGACGGAAGCCTCCAACGGTATCGATCGGATCACCGCCTGGGTCCAGAGCGGACCTTTCAATCTCGACCTCGGTCAGTTCAGCGGGGCGCTCGATGACGTGGTCAACTACGTCCGCCAGCAGTCCGCCAACATCGCCTCAGGTGTGTTCAGCGGGCTGTCCGCGGCGACCTCCGTCGTAGTGACCCTCGTCGTCATGCTGGTGCTCACCTTCTTTTTCCTCAAGGACGGCTCCAAGTTCCTGCCCTTCGTGCGCAAGTACACCGGCGCCAATGCCGGGTGGCACCTCACTGAGGTCCTCACCCGCACGTGGAACACCCTGGCCGGGTTCATCCGAGCGCAGGCGCTGGTGTCCTTGGTTGACGCCGTGTTCATCGGTGTCGGCTTGCTCATCCTCGGCGTCCCCCTCGCGCTGGTGCTAGCCGTGATTACCTTCTTCGCCGGTTTCATCCCGATCGTTGGTGCGTTCACCGCCGGCGCCCTGGCCGTCATCATCGCACTGGTCACTAACGGCCTGACCAATGCTCTGCTCGTGCTGGCGCTGATCCTCTTGGTCCAGCAGATCGAGGGCAACATTCTCCAGCCGATCCTGCAGTCGAAGGCCATGAACCTTCACGCTGCGATTGTGCTGCTTTCCGTCACCGTGGGCTCCACGATGTTCGGCATCATCGGTGCCTTCCTCGCGGTCCCCGTCGCCGCTACCATCGCCGTCTGGATTCGCTACCACTCCGAGTTGGTCGCTCTTCGCGCCGGTGAGATCAGCATCGACGACATTGAGATTGCCACCGCGGAGGGCACGAACGTCACGTCCCGGGAAGCTTTCGAGGGGGTGCGCGACAAGCTCATGTCGATGGGCCGCCGGAAGAATGAGGATTCCTCAGGGGAGAAGGCCGAGTCGGGTGGCATCCTGCCGCGGTTCCGCAAGATTGTGGAAACCGACCCAGAGTAGCCTGACGGCTTAGAAGCTGAGCTTGGCTACGGCGTCGGCGATCTTGCGAGAGCATTCGTCGAGCGAGTCGGCCCAACCGGAGGCGGTGGCCTCATCAGCGTGATCAGAAATCTGCTTGAGCAAGGTGACGGGCACGCCGAAGTGCAGAGCTACCGCCGCGATGGCGTAGCCCTCCATGTCAACGAGTTCGGCGCGGGCGGCGAGGGCTTCTTTCTTGGCGGAGTCATTGACAAAGGTGTCGCCCGTGGCCAGGGAGGCGACTGGGAAAAGCCCGGAAGCCGCGGGCTCAATGACGTCGGGGCTGAATCGCTCGGCAACGCCGGGGACGACA
Coding sequences within:
- a CDS encoding proline dehydrogenase family protein — protein: MSPSQPTLESVMPAAIDRARGWLEASAPGAAGTSKSAAKGTRELAELVRDPKGVAFTMQFVDRVARPEDNATAANALAQMPEGPKFLGPLNKSALQLGGKLGTLFPQIVMPIARMRLRQMVGHLVLDADGKALNKLLDKSAKDDTQLNLNLLGEAVLGHDEAERRAERTLALISNPRVTYVSVKASSLCAQLNPWDLEGSLARLKDQLRPMYQAAKYNGVFINLDMEEYKDLRLTIRLFTELLSEEEFTHLEAGIVLQAYLPDSFEALQELASFAAERVSNGGAPIKIRLVKGANLSMEKVEAEVHGWPQAPYATKHAVDANYLRLVDWILTPEHAANVRIGIASHNLFTVAAAWELAVARGVEKQVDAEMLQGMSPEQSRLVKAAIGRMILYTPVVHAEDFDVAVSYLVRRLEENAEEQNFLHSLFAPGTTPMDRQEEAFKRAVEDRWEVSDRPRRTQDRRIEQSRQAPDTGRFINEPDTDPALRASREWALAALAAEPITIEQEEITDPALVDAAVATARQLSHGWAGRSGAERAAVLDTIADELAKARGEFITVMAHEAGKTVDQSDPEISEAIDFATYYGQSARLLDEARSEFTPHAVTVVVPPWNFPVAIPCGGVTSALAAGSAVILSPAPEVVDCAQVLVNAIHRGLDAHGIDRDLVQLLRTDEADAGQRLISHENVDHVILTGASETAKLFRSWRPEMAISAETSGKNAIIVTPAADPDLAVADIYRSAFGHSGQKCSASSLVIFVGAAGESRRLREQLIDAVSTLRVGPGTDITTTMNGLISPPGEKLQRGLTQLDEGESWLLKPRQLDDEGRFWTPGIRDNVAPGSWFHTHECFGPVLGIMHASTLEEAIEWQNSTGFGLTGGIHSLDPQEINFWCDRVEVGNAYINRGITGAIVQRQSFGGWKDSVIGAGAKAGGPNYVAQQGVWSDGSLEVAQVELPSTTADFLRRATELLSDDDLRWLTTAAELDQVAWREEFGATHDLTALRSEANIFRYRPLLDRLYIRVGENFALRDVLRLQLAALRTGTTVDISARDSVARELSQAGIHARAISNDSFAVELEGLKGARVRVLGDAGTELYSAAAESGSVILDSPVIADGRRELLPFLLEQAISQTMHRFGVLGTKKVSLAE
- a CDS encoding AI-2E family transporter; translated protein: MSTPLDPQKPGMHGTDTRDLSDSIAEIAEDQPISHSSDEVTDRGVIIGRDGRWAAGWALRFIIMVVAGYLALQLLGKVWVGLLPILLAILVTSVLWPVSSFFRNKLHFPSALAAISTIVGFFAIIIGVFAAMAPTVRDQGASLVTEASNGIDRITAWVQSGPFNLDLGQFSGALDDVVNYVRQQSANIASGVFSGLSAATSVVVTLVVMLVLTFFFLKDGSKFLPFVRKYTGANAGWHLTEVLTRTWNTLAGFIRAQALVSLVDAVFIGVGLLILGVPLALVLAVITFFAGFIPIVGAFTAGALAVIIALVTNGLTNALLVLALILLVQQIEGNILQPILQSKAMNLHAAIVLLSVTVGSTMFGIIGAFLAVPVAATIAVWIRYHSELVALRAGEISIDDIEIATAEGTNVTSREAFEGVRDKLMSMGRRKNEDSSGEKAESGGILPRFRKIVETDPE
- a CDS encoding nucleosidase, producing MNQPLFVAAVPGEVTQLPEGTTLLITGIGTLAAAISLTEYLAAARAAGELPSRIINVGTAGALRPELGDGVYEITSVFKHDFDSDVVPGVAERFSPDVIEPAASGLFPVASLATGDTFVNDSAKKEALAARAELVDMEGYAIAAVALHFGVPVTLLKQISDHADEATASGWADSLDECSRKIADAVAKLSF